From Rubrivirga sp. SAORIC476, a single genomic window includes:
- a CDS encoding CPBP family intramembrane glutamic endopeptidase — MRLVWVVLFLVPAAHAQTVRLAIPLDRGGPVRAGLDARAVAEMTAVALTGVGHLAASQAGVSNWYVPVVIVGWGGYLGARAATEPRFLADLGLTGEALGRSARDTALLSAGAVVAMGAYGAVNGSLRVEPSLVPLLVLYPAWGLTQQLLVQGFVTRHLDAAGLPAVAVVPLSAATFGSVHLPNLPLTAATTTLGGAFAGLYLRDGNVWPLGVAHGALGTLFYVWVLDRDPWAEFTGRE, encoded by the coding sequence ATGCGCCTTGTGTGGGTCGTCCTGTTCCTCGTCCCCGCGGCTCACGCCCAGACGGTCCGCCTCGCGATCCCGCTCGACCGAGGCGGTCCGGTCCGCGCCGGGCTGGACGCGCGCGCCGTCGCCGAGATGACCGCCGTCGCGCTGACGGGCGTGGGGCACCTCGCGGCGTCGCAGGCGGGCGTATCGAACTGGTACGTGCCCGTCGTGATCGTGGGCTGGGGCGGCTACCTGGGGGCGAGGGCCGCGACCGAGCCCCGGTTTCTGGCCGACCTCGGGCTGACCGGCGAGGCCCTCGGCCGGTCGGCTCGGGACACGGCGCTCCTCTCGGCGGGCGCCGTCGTCGCGATGGGCGCCTACGGGGCCGTCAACGGCTCGCTCCGTGTCGAGCCCTCGCTCGTCCCGCTGCTGGTCCTCTACCCCGCGTGGGGGCTCACGCAGCAACTCCTCGTGCAGGGCTTCGTGACGCGACACCTCGACGCCGCGGGGCTCCCCGCGGTCGCCGTCGTCCCGCTCTCGGCCGCCACCTTCGGGTCGGTGCACCTGCCGAACCTGCCGCTGACCGCGGCCACGACCACCCTCGGCGGGGCCTTCGCGGGCCTCTACCTGCGGGATGGGAACGTCTGGCCGCTCGGCGTCGCGCACGGCGCGCTGGGGACACTGTTCTACGTGTGGGTCCTGGACCGCGACCCGTGGGCCGAGTTTACCGGCCGTGAGTAG
- the treF gene encoding alpha,alpha-trehalase TreF — MSRIPYAGRLPYASLALALVLVGCQPTALRPAATSPSVSADGLYLPERDLGPLFQAVQLARVFEDSKTFADARPLVPPADIVVAYAEAKDAPGFDLAAFVADHFEAPGAVGEGYQADRSQTMEQHIRALWPVLTRPPDDPARITSLIPLPNSYVVPGGRFREVYYWDSYFTFLGLAESGETALMRSVLDNFAHLIETVGHVPNGNRTYYLGRSQPPYFAAMVGLYATATDSTQALHYLDALEAEHAFWMEGADALAPGTAHRRVVMLADGTVLNRYWDDVPAPRPESYREDVELAQTLPVGQRAALYRNLRAAAESGWDFSSRWMRDPSDLRTLETVDLVPVDLNSLLVHAERTIGRLHALNGDAAEAARWAARAATRSEALRRVAFDDEMGAFFDVRWRTGERVTDRPTMAMAAPLYFEVASAEEGTRTARMLERDFLQPGGFVTTLIPSGQQWDAPNGWPPLQWLGAEGARRYGRADLADTARARWLAQNRRVYQATGKMTEKYDVVDITRPAGGGEYPNQDGFGWTNGVALTFSAQE, encoded by the coding sequence ATGTCCCGGATCCCGTACGCGGGGCGCCTCCCGTACGCCTCGCTCGCCCTCGCCCTGGTGCTCGTCGGCTGCCAGCCGACCGCCCTCCGCCCGGCCGCGACGTCGCCGTCGGTCTCCGCGGATGGGCTCTATCTCCCCGAGCGGGACCTGGGGCCGCTCTTCCAGGCCGTCCAGCTGGCGCGCGTGTTCGAGGACTCCAAAACGTTTGCCGACGCCCGGCCCCTGGTGCCCCCGGCCGACATCGTGGTCGCCTACGCCGAGGCGAAGGACGCGCCCGGCTTCGACCTCGCGGCCTTCGTAGCGGATCACTTCGAGGCCCCCGGTGCCGTCGGCGAGGGGTACCAGGCCGACCGGTCGCAGACGATGGAGCAGCACATCCGCGCGCTCTGGCCCGTCCTCACCCGGCCCCCGGACGACCCGGCGCGCATCACGTCGCTGATTCCATTGCCCAACTCGTACGTCGTCCCCGGCGGGCGCTTCCGAGAGGTCTATTACTGGGACTCGTACTTCACCTTCCTCGGCCTGGCCGAGAGCGGCGAGACGGCCCTGATGCGCAGCGTGCTCGACAACTTCGCGCACCTCATCGAGACCGTCGGCCACGTGCCGAACGGCAACCGGACGTACTACCTCGGCCGCAGCCAGCCGCCCTACTTCGCGGCGATGGTCGGCCTCTACGCGACCGCCACCGACTCGACGCAGGCGCTCCACTACCTCGACGCGCTGGAGGCCGAGCACGCCTTTTGGATGGAGGGCGCCGACGCCCTCGCGCCCGGCACCGCCCACCGCCGCGTGGTGATGCTGGCCGACGGCACGGTCCTGAACCGCTACTGGGACGACGTGCCCGCGCCGCGGCCCGAGTCCTACCGCGAGGACGTCGAGCTGGCGCAGACGCTCCCGGTGGGCCAGCGCGCCGCGCTCTACCGCAACCTTCGCGCCGCCGCCGAGAGCGGCTGGGACTTCTCCAGCCGTTGGATGCGTGACCCGAGCGACCTGCGGACGCTGGAGACCGTCGACCTGGTGCCGGTCGACCTCAACAGCCTGCTCGTCCACGCCGAGCGGACGATCGGCCGCCTCCACGCGCTGAACGGCGACGCCGCCGAGGCCGCCCGCTGGGCTGCGAGGGCCGCGACCCGGAGCGAGGCGCTCCGCCGGGTCGCCTTCGACGACGAGATGGGCGCCTTCTTCGACGTTCGCTGGCGCACCGGCGAGCGCGTCACCGACCGCCCGACGATGGCGATGGCTGCACCTCTCTACTTCGAGGTTGCCAGCGCCGAAGAGGGCACGAGGACGGCGAGGATGCTGGAACGCGACTTCCTCCAGCCCGGCGGCTTCGTGACGACGCTCATCCCGTCGGGCCAGCAGTGGGATGCCCCGAACGGCTGGCCGCCGCTCCAGTGGCTCGGCGCCGAGGGCGCCCGCCGCTACGGCCGCGCCGACCTCGCCGACACGGCGCGCGCCCGCTGGCTCGCCCAGAACCGCCGCGTCTACCAGGCCACCGGCAAGATGACCGAGAAGTACGACGTGGTGGACATCACCCGACCCGCGGGCGGCGGCGAGTACCCGAATCAAGACGGCTTCGGCTGGACGAACGGCGTCGCGCTCACCTTCAGCGCGCAGGAGTAG
- a CDS encoding sugar porter family MFS transporter, whose product MVSQRRLIGWSLTVALGGFLFGFDTAVISGAEQEIQALWGLSDALHGLAVAIALYGTVIGALLGGIPSDRLGRRATLVGIGVLYLVSAVGSALAPEVVSFMAFRFLGGLGVGASSVAAPMYISEIAPPDRRGRLVALFQFNIVLGILVAYVSNVLLGTAGLGWRWMMGVEALPALAFAVLVARVPRSPRWLIVKRDLEAEARAMLDRVGWSRTEVDGLVADIRGSVIGEAAGKQAGLFAPQFRRPVMLAVLFAFFNQLSGINAIIYYAPRIFEMTGLGEAAALLSSAGVGLVNLVFTMLGLVVIDRFGRRSLMLVGSVGLIAALATVAWAFTTETFAVVPPLLFLYIAFFALSQGAVIWVFISEIFPNQVRAGGQALGSFTHWILAAVVANVFPVIAGRFGGGPVFAVFCGMMVLQLVFVWFVMPETKNTSLESLEHELIAD is encoded by the coding sequence ATGGTTTCCCAACGTCGCCTGATCGGCTGGTCGCTCACCGTCGCCCTCGGCGGCTTCCTCTTCGGCTTCGACACGGCCGTCATCTCGGGGGCCGAGCAGGAGATCCAGGCGCTGTGGGGTCTCAGCGATGCACTGCACGGCCTCGCCGTCGCCATCGCGCTGTACGGGACCGTGATCGGGGCGCTGCTGGGCGGCATCCCGTCGGACCGGCTGGGGCGTCGGGCGACGCTGGTGGGCATCGGCGTGCTGTACCTCGTCTCGGCGGTGGGGTCGGCGCTGGCACCCGAGGTGGTGTCGTTCATGGCGTTCCGCTTCCTGGGCGGGCTGGGCGTGGGCGCGTCGTCGGTGGCGGCGCCGATGTACATCTCCGAGATCGCGCCCCCGGACCGGCGCGGACGGCTGGTGGCGCTGTTCCAGTTCAACATCGTGCTGGGCATCCTGGTAGCCTACGTCTCGAACGTCCTCCTCGGCACGGCCGGGCTGGGCTGGCGCTGGATGATGGGCGTCGAGGCCCTCCCCGCCCTCGCGTTCGCCGTCCTCGTGGCCCGCGTGCCGCGCAGCCCGCGCTGGCTGATCGTGAAGCGCGACCTGGAGGCCGAGGCCCGCGCCATGCTCGACCGCGTCGGCTGGAGCCGGACCGAGGTGGACGGCCTCGTGGCCGACATCCGGGGCTCCGTGATCGGCGAGGCGGCGGGGAAGCAGGCCGGGCTCTTCGCGCCCCAGTTCCGGCGGCCGGTGATGCTGGCGGTGCTGTTCGCGTTCTTCAACCAGCTCTCGGGCATCAACGCGATCATCTACTACGCGCCGCGCATCTTCGAGATGACCGGCCTCGGCGAGGCCGCGGCGCTGCTGTCGAGCGCGGGCGTCGGCCTGGTCAACCTCGTGTTTACGATGCTGGGGCTGGTGGTGATCGACCGGTTCGGGCGGCGGAGCCTGATGCTGGTCGGCTCGGTCGGCCTGATCGCGGCGCTGGCGACGGTCGCGTGGGCGTTCACGACCGAGACGTTCGCCGTCGTGCCGCCGCTGCTGTTCCTCTACATCGCGTTCTTCGCGCTCTCGCAGGGGGCCGTGATCTGGGTGTTCATCTCGGAGATCTTCCCGAACCAGGTCCGCGCGGGCGGGCAGGCCCTGGGCAGCTTCACCCACTGGATCCTCGCGGCCGTCGTCGCCAACGTGTTCCCGGTGATCGCGGGGCGCTTCGGCGGCGGGCCAGTGTTCGCCGTCTTCTGCGGCATGATGGTGCTCCAGCTGGTGTTCGTGTGGTTCGTGATGCCAGAGACGAAGAACACGTCGCTGGAATCGCTGGAGCACGAGCTGATCGCGGACTGA
- a CDS encoding FKBP-type peptidyl-prolyl cis-trans isomerase has protein sequence MRTVSSLLLVLALAACEPADPPGAPEAAVAVDTTRVAEPTSRVVVAYKGRLEDGSVFDESERATFNLDQVIQGFQSGITGMHVGETKSLSVPPEEGYGADPPPGIPPNATLNFQVTLLDIVE, from the coding sequence ATGCGCACCGTCTCGTCCCTGCTGCTCGTCCTCGCCCTCGCGGCCTGCGAGCCCGCCGACCCTCCGGGCGCTCCCGAGGCTGCCGTCGCGGTCGACACGACGCGCGTCGCCGAGCCCACCAGCAGGGTCGTCGTCGCCTACAAGGGGCGCCTGGAGGACGGGTCCGTGTTCGACGAGAGCGAGCGGGCCACGTTCAACCTGGATCAGGTGATCCAGGGCTTCCAGAGCGGCATCACGGGGATGCACGTCGGCGAGACGAAGTCGCTGTCGGTGCCGCCGGAGGAGGGCTACGGCGCCGACCCGCCGCCCGGCATCCCGCCGAACGCGACCCTGAACTTCCAGGTCACGCTGCTCGACATCGTCGAGTAG
- a CDS encoding glycoside hydrolase family 13 protein: protein MHRLLLLLALLPLAATAQTVDRVEPAFWWTGMVHDELQVMLYGAGVGTARVTMAPHAGVTLDRVTAVDSPNYLFLDLTVGDAAEAGTLAFTLAGPDGTTTLDYELRPRTREPGTYAQGFSSEDVIYLMMPDRFANGDPSNDTIAGLLEPADRSNPNGRHGGDFAGVQQRLGYLDDLGMTAIWFTPIFENDMTPAYGAYHGYAATDMYATDPRFGTMDEFIGLVDAVHARGMTVIMDMIHNHIGDQHWWMADLPTPDWVHDWEAVGQTNYTGQAAIDPYASDADRRQLVDGWFVREMPDLDQRNPLLAQYLLQNTVWWIEHTGVDGIRMDTYLYPDKAYMARWADHVMTEYPTFNIVGESWVTNVPHEAYWQDGFAAPGDGYDSNLPSVTDFPLAFAMRDAPAGQLFRFYETLAQDHVYPDPNAMVTFFDNHDLSRAFGQDLDALRLGLALQLTTRGIPQLYYGTEIALPNGPQTGGDGYKRLDMPGGWPSDPRDAFTEAGRTEVEQAAFGFTRALATWRQTADVIHHGRLTQFIPRDDVYVFFRWDEEDTVMVILNTAEEARTLALDRFAERILDHTSGRDVLTGATVRLGETLAVPARTPMVLELDR from the coding sequence ATGCACCGCCTGCTGCTCCTTCTCGCTCTCCTCCCGCTGGCGGCCACCGCCCAGACCGTCGACCGCGTCGAGCCCGCGTTCTGGTGGACCGGCATGGTCCACGACGAGCTCCAGGTGATGCTCTACGGCGCGGGCGTAGGCACTGCCCGCGTGACGATGGCGCCTCACGCAGGCGTCACGCTGGACCGCGTCACGGCGGTCGACAGCCCCAACTACCTCTTCCTCGACCTCACCGTCGGCGACGCCGCCGAGGCGGGCACGCTGGCCTTCACGCTCGCCGGGCCGGACGGGACGACGACGCTCGACTACGAGCTGAGACCGCGCACGCGCGAGCCGGGGACGTACGCGCAGGGCTTCTCGTCCGAGGACGTCATCTACCTGATGATGCCGGACCGCTTCGCCAACGGCGACCCGTCCAACGACACCATCGCGGGGCTCCTGGAACCCGCCGACCGCTCGAACCCGAACGGCCGCCACGGCGGCGACTTCGCCGGCGTCCAGCAGCGCCTGGGCTACCTCGACGACCTGGGCATGACCGCCATCTGGTTCACGCCGATCTTCGAGAACGACATGACGCCGGCCTACGGCGCCTACCACGGCTACGCGGCGACCGACATGTACGCCACCGACCCGCGCTTCGGCACGATGGACGAGTTCATCGGGCTGGTCGACGCCGTCCACGCCCGCGGCATGACGGTGATCATGGACATGATCCACAACCACATCGGCGACCAGCACTGGTGGATGGCCGACCTCCCGACGCCCGACTGGGTCCACGACTGGGAGGCGGTCGGGCAGACCAACTACACCGGCCAGGCGGCCATCGACCCGTACGCGTCCGACGCCGACCGCCGCCAGTTGGTCGACGGCTGGTTCGTGCGCGAGATGCCGGACCTCGACCAGCGCAACCCGCTCCTGGCGCAGTACCTGCTGCAGAACACCGTCTGGTGGATCGAGCACACCGGCGTCGACGGCATCCGGATGGACACCTACCTCTACCCGGACAAGGCCTACATGGCCCGCTGGGCAGACCACGTGATGACCGAGTACCCGACGTTCAACATCGTCGGCGAGAGCTGGGTGACGAACGTCCCCCACGAGGCCTACTGGCAGGACGGCTTCGCGGCGCCGGGCGACGGCTACGACTCGAACCTGCCCAGCGTCACCGACTTCCCGCTCGCCTTCGCGATGCGCGACGCGCCCGCCGGCCAGCTCTTCCGGTTCTACGAGACGCTGGCGCAGGACCACGTCTACCCGGACCCGAACGCCATGGTGACGTTCTTCGACAACCACGACCTGTCCCGCGCCTTCGGCCAAGACCTCGACGCGCTCCGCCTCGGGCTGGCGCTCCAGCTGACCACGCGCGGCATCCCGCAGCTCTACTACGGCACTGAGATCGCGCTGCCCAATGGCCCGCAGACCGGCGGCGACGGCTACAAGCGCCTCGACATGCCCGGCGGCTGGCCGAGCGACCCGCGCGACGCGTTCACCGAGGCGGGCCGCACGGAGGTCGAGCAGGCGGCCTTCGGGTTCACACGCGCCCTGGCGACGTGGCGCCAGACGGCCGACGTGATCCACCACGGCCGCCTGACCCAGTTCATTCCCCGCGACGACGTCTACGTGTTCTTCCGCTGGGACGAGGAGGACACCGTCATGGTGATCCTCAACACGGCCGAGGAGGCGCGGACGCTGGCCCTCGACCGGTTCGCGGAGCGAATCCTCGATCACACGTCCGGCCGCGACGTGCTGACGGGCGCGACGGTTCGCCTCGGCGAGACGCTGGCGGTGCCCGCGCGCACGCCGATGGTGCTGGAACTGGACCGGTAG
- a CDS encoding PD40 domain-containing protein yields the protein MISGLLLPPASRRPSPGRLRARTVAGAALLLATLGGCTTTDAPLPADELAALPGSLVFASERAATRGVYRLDFGGEAVRLSAPDADEVPLAVSPDGAALVVGRAVPVEGGALEQLVLLEDGTARPLTPPRRRARHPAWSPDGRWIVFESDLDAFSDVYRVDRAGGPLTRLTDDPEGNFEPTVSPDGAAILFASSRDQQAEIYRMQADGATQTRLPASPRDEWRARWSPDGQHVVVLSNERGRDELYLMDADGVGRRRLNASRPDAGAAEVLEAEPAWSPDGRSLAYSTRSRTGAGQIWRLDLADGQHHALTDSTATNGAPVWSPDGRYLAFVSDRDGDGELYVMRADGSGPTRLTTSPAEDWMPLWVPSSP from the coding sequence GTGATCTCAGGTCTTCTGCTTCCCCCCGCCTCGCGGCGCCCATCACCGGGTCGCCTGCGGGCGCGGACGGTGGCCGGGGCGGCCCTGCTGCTCGCCACCCTGGGTGGCTGCACGACCACCGACGCCCCCCTCCCCGCAGACGAACTGGCGGCCCTGCCCGGCTCGCTCGTCTTCGCCTCCGAGCGCGCCGCCACGCGCGGCGTCTACCGGCTCGACTTCGGCGGCGAGGCGGTCCGCCTGAGCGCACCGGATGCCGACGAGGTGCCGCTGGCGGTCTCCCCCGACGGCGCCGCGCTGGTGGTCGGGCGGGCAGTCCCGGTCGAGGGCGGCGCGCTGGAGCAGCTGGTCCTGCTGGAAGACGGCACGGCGCGTCCGCTCACCCCGCCTCGGCGGCGCGCCCGGCACCCGGCCTGGAGCCCCGACGGCCGGTGGATCGTGTTCGAGTCCGACCTGGACGCGTTCAGCGACGTGTACCGCGTCGACCGCGCGGGCGGCCCCCTGACGCGGCTGACCGACGACCCGGAGGGCAACTTCGAGCCGACGGTCTCGCCGGACGGCGCGGCCATCCTGTTCGCCTCCAGCCGCGACCAGCAGGCCGAGATCTACCGGATGCAGGCCGACGGCGCCACGCAGACCCGCCTTCCTGCGTCGCCCCGCGACGAATGGCGGGCGCGCTGGTCCCCCGACGGGCAGCATGTGGTGGTGCTCAGCAACGAGCGCGGGCGCGACGAGCTCTACCTGATGGACGCCGACGGCGTGGGCCGTCGGCGCCTCAACGCCAGCCGCCCGGACGCGGGCGCGGCCGAGGTCCTCGAAGCCGAGCCCGCATGGTCGCCCGACGGCCGCTCCCTCGCCTACTCCACGCGCAGTCGCACCGGCGCCGGTCAGATCTGGCGCCTCGACCTCGCCGACGGACAGCACCACGCGCTCACCGACTCGACCGCCACCAACGGCGCGCCCGTGTGGTCGCCCGACGGTCGCTACCTCGCCTTCGTGTCCGACCGTGACGGCGACGGCGAGCTCTACGTCATGCGCGCGGACGGCTCCGGCCCGACCCGCCTCACGACTTCGCCCGCCGAAGACTGGATGCCCCTCTGGGTGCCGTCTTCCCCGTGA
- a CDS encoding N-acetylmuramoyl-L-alanine amidase, which translates to MSLRSLRLGLPVALLLIVAAGCSDSPFSPSDTPPPVSNAAPLDTLFARAGAEFGVPASLLQAIGYTETRWEMVVGHEEFEGMPAASGIMALRGERVTEGARLAGASAEAVRTEPAANIRAAAALLSRWADEEGIDRTDLEAWGTVVARYSGIETPAAQAAYVRSDVYGVLRSGTVVEKADGQVLGRIQATAVGTELRGVPRLAEARTMSADYGPAIWRASPNYNSRPSGYTPGMVIIHTCEGGYAGCWGWLTNSQAGTSAHYVVNESGSEISQLVTEANRAWHIGASYNCSLNGNTDCNLNGASSNHFTIGIEHAGYASQSSWSAGLLQASADLSCDISDDWSIPRDINHFVGHGQLQPYNRTDPGANWPWTDYLNRINTACGSTPPPSGTIIVDSNNSLNDTNVGYISQSSNWSSSSHSTDYETGYWWAQTAAVSDGATFWFYLPTAATKTIDAWWVAGTNRSSTAPFLMYNAGGSQVGSTSANMKSNGGKWNTLGTYSFTAGWNRVVLSRWTTSGSVVIADAVRIR; encoded by the coding sequence ATGTCCCTTCGCTCCCTCCGCCTCGGGCTGCCCGTGGCCCTCCTGCTGATCGTCGCTGCGGGCTGTTCCGACAGCCCGTTCTCGCCCTCCGACACGCCGCCCCCCGTCTCCAACGCGGCGCCCCTCGACACCCTGTTCGCCCGCGCGGGCGCCGAGTTCGGCGTTCCGGCGTCCCTCCTCCAGGCCATCGGCTACACCGAGACGCGCTGGGAGATGGTGGTCGGCCACGAGGAGTTCGAGGGCATGCCCGCCGCGTCCGGCATCATGGCGCTCCGCGGCGAGCGCGTCACCGAAGGGGCCCGCCTCGCCGGCGCCTCCGCCGAGGCGGTCCGCACGGAGCCCGCGGCCAACATCCGAGCGGCGGCAGCGCTGCTGAGCCGTTGGGCCGACGAGGAGGGCATCGACCGGACCGACCTCGAAGCCTGGGGCACGGTCGTGGCGCGCTACAGCGGCATCGAGACCCCGGCGGCGCAGGCCGCCTACGTCCGCAGCGACGTGTACGGCGTCCTCCGGTCCGGCACGGTCGTCGAGAAGGCCGACGGCCAGGTGCTCGGCCGCATCCAGGCGACTGCGGTGGGCACCGAGTTGCGAGGCGTCCCGCGGCTCGCGGAGGCCCGCACGATGAGCGCGGACTACGGCCCGGCCATCTGGCGCGCGTCGCCGAACTACAACTCGCGGCCGTCGGGCTACACGCCGGGCATGGTGATCATCCACACGTGTGAGGGCGGCTACGCCGGATGCTGGGGCTGGCTGACCAACTCGCAGGCGGGCACGAGTGCCCACTACGTCGTCAACGAGAGCGGCAGCGAGATCTCGCAGCTCGTCACCGAGGCGAACCGCGCCTGGCACATCGGCGCGAGCTACAACTGCTCGCTGAACGGCAACACCGACTGCAACCTGAACGGCGCCTCCAGCAACCACTTCACGATCGGCATCGAGCACGCGGGCTACGCCTCGCAGTCGTCCTGGAGCGCGGGCCTGCTGCAGGCCTCGGCAGACCTGAGCTGCGACATCAGCGACGACTGGAGCATCCCGCGCGACATCAACCACTTCGTGGGCCACGGGCAGCTCCAGCCCTACAACCGGACCGACCCGGGCGCCAACTGGCCGTGGACGGACTACCTGAACCGGATCAACACGGCCTGCGGCTCGACCCCGCCGCCGTCGGGCACCATCATCGTGGACAGCAACAACTCGCTCAACGACACCAACGTGGGCTACATCTCGCAGTCGAGCAACTGGTCCTCGTCGAGCCACAGCACCGACTACGAGACGGGCTACTGGTGGGCGCAGACGGCCGCCGTCTCGGACGGCGCCACGTTCTGGTTCTACCTCCCGACGGCCGCCACCAAGACCATCGACGCGTGGTGGGTGGCGGGCACCAACCGCTCCTCGACGGCGCCCTTCCTGATGTACAACGCCGGGGGCAGCCAGGTGGGCTCGACGAGCGCCAACATGAAGTCGAACGGCGGCAAGTGGAACACGCTCGGGACGTACTCCTTCACGGCGGGCTGGAACCGCGTGGTCCTCTCGCGCTGGACCACGTCCGGCTCGGTCGTCATCGCGGACGCCGTTCGGATCCGGTAG
- a CDS encoding alpha/beta hydrolase, which yields MRVLSRCALLAVLVPVAAAQGSATLRATLDLREAVAAGWLDPTTETVGLRGSTAPLSWSATTPALDPDGDGLYTLAVPFEVSGDSVRVDLKIKVDDGDGDAPNGGWQEGPNHGVTLRPGVGADLVLAWGDRPVLPPPTLTGHVETLAGVEGAGLAARDVHVYLPPGYAEGDRRYPVLYLHDGASVFGTEAGAEWGMDEAAQALIEAGEIEPLIIVGVANTDRRIDEYTPTVQVWRRVLTRVAPPTGTGRLGALTGTFVDDGDTLGVRADAGGLIVDVPGEGSHQRLEALDDGRFFLPQAGITFAFERDASGAVPQIVATKPSQGGLGDTYGALLVDTVKPMIDARYRTIPDAAHTGLGGSSLGGLITMHLGLTRPDVFGRLLVASPSVWWDGRTLLATVAAATPPLGQRVWVDIGTEETDTMVPDARRLAALLVETGWDEALVRYVEAEGAGHETRAWQARAPDMLRFLFPPEE from the coding sequence ATGCGCGTCCTCTCTCGCTGTGCCCTGCTCGCTGTCCTCGTGCCTGTCGCCGCCGCTCAGGGCTCGGCCACGCTCCGCGCCACACTGGACCTCCGGGAAGCGGTCGCGGCGGGCTGGCTCGACCCCACGACCGAGACCGTCGGCCTCCGGGGGAGCACGGCGCCGCTGTCCTGGAGCGCGACCACGCCCGCGCTCGACCCCGACGGCGACGGCCTCTACACGCTCGCCGTCCCGTTCGAGGTGTCCGGCGACAGCGTCCGCGTCGACCTCAAGATCAAGGTGGACGATGGCGACGGCGACGCGCCCAACGGGGGATGGCAGGAGGGGCCGAACCACGGCGTCACCCTGCGCCCCGGCGTCGGCGCCGACCTCGTGCTCGCCTGGGGCGACCGTCCAGTACTCCCTCCGCCGACGCTCACGGGCCACGTCGAGACCCTCGCGGGCGTCGAGGGCGCCGGGCTGGCGGCGCGCGACGTCCACGTGTACCTGCCGCCGGGCTATGCCGAGGGCGACCGCCGCTACCCGGTGCTCTACCTCCACGACGGCGCGAGCGTGTTCGGCACCGAGGCCGGGGCCGAGTGGGGCATGGACGAGGCCGCGCAGGCGCTCATCGAGGCGGGCGAGATCGAGCCCCTGATCATCGTCGGGGTGGCCAACACGGACCGGCGCATCGACGAGTACACGCCCACCGTCCAGGTGTGGCGCCGTGTCCTGACCCGCGTCGCGCCGCCCACCGGTACAGGCCGCCTCGGGGCGCTCACGGGCACCTTCGTCGACGACGGTGACACGCTGGGAGTCCGGGCCGACGCCGGCGGCTTGATCGTGGACGTGCCGGGCGAGGGCAGTCACCAGCGGCTGGAGGCGCTCGACGACGGACGGTTCTTCCTCCCCCAGGCGGGCATCACGTTCGCGTTCGAGCGCGACGCCTCCGGCGCCGTCCCGCAGATCGTCGCCACGAAGCCGTCGCAGGGCGGCCTGGGAGACACCTACGGCGCGCTCCTCGTCGACACCGTCAAGCCGATGATCGACGCCCGCTACCGGACGATCCCGGACGCGGCCCACACGGGCCTGGGCGGGTCCTCGCTGGGCGGCCTCATCACGATGCACCTCGGCCTCACGCGTCCCGACGTGTTCGGGCGGTTGCTCGTCGCGTCGCCGTCGGTCTGGTGGGACGGCCGGACGCTGCTCGCGACCGTCGCCGCGGCCACGCCGCCGCTCGGCCAGCGCGTCTGGGTCGACATCGGGACCGAGGAGACCGACACGATGGTGCCCGATGCGCGGCGACTGGCGGCGCTGCTCGTCGAGACCGGCTGGGACGAGGCGCTCGTCCGCTACGTCGAGGCCGAGGGGGCCGGGCACGAGACGCGCGCGTGGCAGGCCCGCGCGCCCGACATGCTGCGCTTCCTCTTCCCCCCGGAGGAGTAA